The Micromonospora krabiensis genome window below encodes:
- a CDS encoding iron-containing alcohol dehydrogenase encodes MLETVRGPRQLIVGEGVAQNIPRVVAESGSRVLIVTDQVLLAQPGVAEIVAAVRETVEAVAVFSDATSDVPLSDVALAVSVAAEVDADVILAIGGGTVIDLAKIVGVIRRHGGTPRDFYGESRVPGPTLPLVAVPTTSGTGSELTPVSVLTDPDRELKVGVSSVHIVPDFAIVDPELTYTCPATVTAHSGIDAFCHAVESYTARPRPHGPRDPVEQVFLGRNPITDHYALLAAERIARSLRRAVRNGGDTDARADMSYGSMLAGLAFSHAGNAAPHALQYPIGAATHTPHGLGVGLLLPYALDAARDAIGDRMAVLARVCGLDVTDASEAEAADAFLTWLDELLADIGIPPTLADIGVARADLPRFAEMASGVTRLIQNHPGPTDTASLTAILEAAWIGDRARRIPTPS; translated from the coding sequence ATGCTTGAGACCGTCCGCGGACCACGCCAGCTGATAGTGGGCGAAGGGGTCGCGCAGAACATCCCACGAGTGGTGGCCGAGAGCGGCTCGCGAGTCCTCATCGTGACCGACCAGGTTCTTCTGGCCCAGCCCGGCGTGGCCGAGATCGTGGCCGCCGTGCGGGAGACGGTCGAGGCCGTCGCGGTGTTCTCCGACGCGACCTCGGACGTGCCACTCAGCGATGTCGCGCTGGCCGTCTCGGTCGCCGCCGAGGTGGACGCCGACGTGATCCTCGCCATCGGGGGTGGCACGGTCATCGACCTCGCCAAAATCGTCGGCGTCATCCGGCGCCACGGTGGGACGCCACGCGACTTCTACGGCGAGTCGAGGGTGCCGGGGCCGACCCTTCCGCTCGTCGCGGTCCCGACGACGTCCGGCACCGGCTCCGAACTCACACCCGTCTCGGTGCTGACCGACCCGGACCGGGAACTGAAGGTGGGGGTCTCCAGCGTCCACATCGTGCCCGACTTCGCCATCGTCGACCCCGAACTGACCTACACCTGCCCGGCGACCGTGACCGCCCACTCCGGCATCGACGCGTTCTGTCACGCGGTGGAGAGCTACACCGCACGACCCCGGCCCCACGGACCGCGCGACCCGGTGGAGCAGGTCTTCCTCGGCCGCAACCCCATCACCGACCACTACGCGCTCCTCGCCGCGGAGCGGATCGCCCGCAGCCTGCGTCGTGCCGTCCGGAACGGAGGCGACACGGATGCGCGCGCGGACATGTCCTACGGGTCCATGCTCGCCGGGCTCGCGTTCTCCCACGCGGGCAACGCGGCCCCGCACGCTCTCCAGTACCCCATCGGCGCGGCCACGCACACGCCGCACGGCCTCGGCGTCGGGCTGCTCCTGCCGTACGCGCTGGACGCGGCCAGGGACGCCATCGGCGACCGGATGGCCGTCCTCGCCCGGGTGTGCGGGCTCGACGTGACCGACGCCTCGGAGGCCGAGGCCGCGGACGCGTTCCTCACCTGGCTCGACGAGCTCCTCGCCGACATCGGCATCCCACCCACCCTGGCGGACATCGGCGTGGCCCGCGCCGACCTCCCGCGCTTCGCGGAGATGGCCAGTGGCGTCACCCGCCTGATCCAGAACCACCCAGGCCCGACCGACACCGCCAGCCTGACCGCGATCCTCGAAGCGGCCTGGATCGGGGACCGGGCCCGGCGCATCCCGACGCCGAGCTGA
- a CDS encoding NAD-dependent succinate-semialdehyde dehydrogenase, producing MSDPMTVLSPEHRRLRIGDAWRDAASGATFAVEDPGTGKTIAEVADADVVDGLAALDAADKAMAEWAATPPRKRSELLTATYRALTERSEEVARLITLEMGKPLAEARAEVGYGAEFFRWFAEEAVRVEGRFSTAPAGGYRILTVPKPVGPCVFVTPWNFPLAMGARKIAPALAAGCTTITKPAAQTPLTMLLLARIMEEVGVPPGVVNVVTTKRAGKVVSALLADGRTRKLSFTGSTEVGRVLLRQAADNVLRTSMELGGNAALIVCADADLDVAVDGAMVAKMRNIGESCIAANRIYVEEPVREEFTARFAERMGALSVGHGLDDGVDVGALIDDDSVTTIDELVADAVDRGARVLVGGERPDGPGHFYPPTVLVDVPDDARMLKAEIFGPVAPIISFTSDDEVLAKANDTEHGLVGYIFTRDLQRALRFTEGLETGMIGINRGLISDPSAPFGGVKQSGIGKEGSHEGILEYLDLTYAAIDLP from the coding sequence ATGAGTGATCCGATGACCGTCCTGTCCCCCGAGCACCGGCGGCTGCGGATCGGCGACGCCTGGCGCGACGCCGCGAGCGGAGCCACCTTCGCCGTCGAGGACCCGGGCACCGGCAAGACCATCGCCGAGGTGGCGGACGCCGACGTCGTCGACGGGCTCGCCGCTTTGGACGCGGCGGACAAGGCGATGGCGGAGTGGGCGGCGACCCCGCCGCGGAAACGGTCCGAGTTGTTGACCGCGACGTACCGGGCACTGACCGAGCGATCCGAGGAGGTCGCTCGGCTGATAACGCTGGAGATGGGCAAGCCGCTCGCCGAGGCTCGGGCGGAGGTGGGCTACGGCGCCGAGTTCTTCCGGTGGTTCGCCGAGGAGGCGGTACGCGTCGAGGGGCGCTTCAGCACCGCTCCCGCGGGTGGCTACCGAATCCTGACCGTGCCGAAGCCGGTCGGCCCGTGCGTCTTCGTGACGCCCTGGAACTTCCCGTTGGCCATGGGCGCCCGCAAGATCGCTCCCGCACTGGCCGCGGGCTGCACGACGATCACCAAGCCGGCCGCCCAGACGCCACTCACCATGCTGTTACTGGCCCGCATCATGGAGGAGGTCGGCGTACCCCCGGGCGTCGTCAACGTGGTGACCACCAAACGCGCCGGCAAGGTGGTCTCGGCGCTGCTGGCCGACGGTCGCACCCGCAAACTGTCGTTCACCGGGTCGACCGAGGTCGGGCGCGTGCTGCTCCGGCAGGCCGCGGACAACGTGCTGCGTACCTCCATGGAACTGGGCGGCAACGCGGCCCTGATCGTGTGTGCCGACGCCGACCTCGACGTCGCCGTCGACGGCGCCATGGTGGCCAAGATGCGCAACATCGGGGAGTCCTGCATCGCGGCCAACCGGATCTACGTCGAGGAGCCGGTGCGCGAGGAGTTCACGGCGCGCTTCGCCGAGCGGATGGGCGCGCTCTCGGTGGGCCACGGTCTCGACGACGGCGTGGACGTCGGGGCGTTGATCGACGACGACTCGGTCACCACGATCGACGAGCTCGTCGCCGACGCGGTCGACCGAGGCGCCCGGGTCCTGGTGGGCGGCGAGCGTCCGGATGGGCCCGGCCACTTCTACCCGCCCACCGTCCTCGTCGACGTACCCGACGACGCGCGGATGCTGAAGGCGGAGATCTTCGGCCCGGTGGCGCCGATCATCTCGTTCACCTCAGACGACGAGGTGCTGGCGAAGGCCAACGACACCGAGCACGGCCTGGTCGGGTACATCTTCACCCGTGACCTCCAGCGGGCACTCCGGTTCACCGAGGGGCTGGAGACCGGGATGATCGGCATCAACCGTGGCCTGATCTCGGACCCGTCAGCTCCGTTCGGAGGCGTGAAGCAGTCCGGCATCGGCAAGGAGGGGTCGCACGAGGGCATCCTCGAGTACCTCGACCTCACCTACGCGGCGATCGACCTACCGTGA
- a CDS encoding GNAT family N-acetyltransferase: MTEYTIRPIRAHEWREIRALRLTALKDESAPLAFVESYEEAATQPDEFWQARAQGSSDAAGPQAGACQFVAVADNGMWVGTSVALIEKAGEQDFEGKTIERSGGHVVGVFLQPEHRGKGVIGSLLDASLDWLRQRKLTGVRLYVHADNIRARRAYEKAGFTATGESFHGSLGPEIEMARVL; this comes from the coding sequence GTGACCGAGTACACGATCCGTCCGATCCGGGCCCACGAGTGGCGCGAGATCCGGGCACTGCGTCTGACGGCGTTGAAGGACGAGAGTGCCCCGTTGGCCTTCGTTGAGTCCTACGAGGAGGCTGCCACCCAGCCGGACGAGTTCTGGCAAGCGCGCGCCCAGGGTTCGTCCGACGCTGCTGGACCACAGGCGGGGGCATGCCAGTTCGTCGCGGTCGCCGATAACGGCATGTGGGTGGGAACGTCGGTCGCACTGATCGAGAAGGCGGGCGAGCAGGACTTCGAGGGCAAGACGATCGAGCGGTCCGGCGGACATGTGGTAGGCGTCTTCCTGCAGCCGGAACACCGCGGCAAGGGTGTGATCGGCAGCTTGCTCGACGCAAGCCTGGATTGGTTGCGTCAGCGGAAGCTGACGGGGGTGCGCCTCTACGTGCATGCGGACAACATCCGCGCCCGACGCGCTTACGAAAAGGCCGGATTCACGGCGACTGGGGAGAGTTTCCACGGATCTCTCGGCCCTGAGATCGAGATGGCACGTGTCCTCTGA